The Gemmata palustris genome includes a region encoding these proteins:
- a CDS encoding 3-keto-disaccharide hydrolase — protein MSRIVHLTALALIAVAAPTARSEDNKPPEGFTALFNGKNLDGWQGNIDMNQRRTLTKEKQDELLKQRTKSALEHWTVKDGVITCTGKGGVSLQTAVDYGNFELMVDWKIEKRGDSGIYLRGQPQVQIWDSENLDPSLKADAGLGSGGLWNNSPAGSKGQKPLKKADKPVGEWNTFHITVIGEEVTVKLNGELIVDKVRLQNFWEKGKPLPTAGPIELQFHDHPLWFKNIYIKELTK, from the coding sequence ATGTCCCGCATCGTACACCTCACCGCACTCGCGCTCATCGCGGTCGCGGCCCCCACCGCCCGCAGCGAAGACAACAAGCCGCCCGAGGGATTCACCGCCCTCTTCAACGGTAAGAACCTCGACGGGTGGCAGGGCAACATCGACATGAACCAGCGCCGCACGCTGACGAAGGAGAAGCAGGACGAGCTCCTGAAGCAGCGCACGAAGTCCGCGCTCGAACACTGGACGGTAAAGGACGGCGTCATCACGTGTACCGGCAAGGGCGGCGTCAGCCTCCAGACCGCGGTGGACTACGGCAACTTCGAGCTCATGGTGGACTGGAAGATCGAAAAGCGGGGCGACAGCGGGATCTACCTCCGTGGGCAACCGCAGGTTCAAATCTGGGACTCAGAGAACCTCGACCCGAGTCTGAAGGCGGACGCGGGCTTGGGGTCCGGCGGGTTGTGGAACAACAGTCCGGCCGGTTCCAAGGGGCAGAAGCCGCTGAAGAAGGCCGACAAGCCGGTCGGCGAGTGGAACACGTTCCACATCACGGTGATCGGCGAAGAGGTGACGGTGAAGCTGAACGGGGAACTGATCGTCGATAAGGTGCGGCTCCAAAACTTCTGGGAGAAGGGCAAGCCGCTCCCAACGGCAGGCCCGAT